In Chlamydia serpentis, the following are encoded in one genomic region:
- a CDS encoding YtxH domain-containing protein translates to MFKNNQKPKKTKCKHFRWLRGVLFGGFIATLLTCLFTPKSGDQLRKKILKVKTSSAKKSRVLFKNSKQHTKSFIKQAKLLAKNISNELQDFKKGILDEKD, encoded by the coding sequence ATGTTCAAGAACAACCAGAAACCTAAGAAAACTAAGTGCAAACACTTTCGTTGGCTAAGAGGTGTTTTGTTCGGAGGATTCATAGCTACGTTATTGACATGTTTATTTACTCCAAAAAGTGGAGACCAATTACGTAAAAAAATCCTCAAAGTCAAGACCTCTAGTGCTAAAAAAAGTAGAGTTCTATTTAAAAATTCCAAACAGCATACCAAGTCATTTATAAAACAAGCTAAGTTATTGGCTAAGAATATCTCTAATGAACTTCAAGATTTCAAAAAGGGAATTCTAGACGAAAAAGATTAA
- a CDS encoding polymorphic outer membrane protein middle domain-containing protein: MKQIRLWGFLFLSSFCQVSYLTASDIVLPLSGTHSGENPELFTLCSSSLTKTTYFLRKDFIACDFLGNSIHKPGAAFLNLQGDLFFINSTPLGSLTFKNIHLGARGSGVFSEANVTFKGLRSLVFENNESYGGVITTSGDLCFSNNTSVICQNNISYGPGGGLLLEGRKNKTLSFKDNRGAILFLKNKSVNTNESHPGYGGAISSVSPGSPITFSGNQEISFEENQAELGGAIYNDQGTLTFENNFQITSFTKNSARSGGAIYSRYCNFYSQWGDILFTKNKAEKFGGAIHADYVTIKDCKGRLIFEENSATGGGAISASCFCDINAEGPIRFINNRGSALEGGGAIHLPNGGSILRLHANKGDIEFIGNKVILDFKHTPIITAPDYRNNAITIQGVPRELSLSANAGYRICFYDPILSMAESYNPIYINHQRFIKSAGAIIFSGARLSPDEKKENRNKTSIINQPVHLCSGVLSIEGGAILAVRSFYQEGGILALAPGSKLTTQGKNSEKDKIIITKLGFNLENPDSTAPAEIRATEKASIEISGPPVIYGQTEAFYENHEHASKPYTTSIILSAKKLVKTPDRPNQSIEDLVITESEYTGYGYQGSWKFSWSAGDTKEKKTIIASWTPSGKFALDPRRHGSFVPTTLWSTFAGLNIADTMINNNYLNNSEVIPIDHFCIFGGPVYQIMEQNPKEIGNCLLMQHTGHNVGAKIPFSFNTILSVAFTQLFSSSQQNTKDKSHAQMLIGTLSLNKSWQALSLRSSFSYGEDSQVMKHAFLYKGSSRGSWRNYGWTGSIGMSYAYPKGIRYLKITPFVDLQYTKLIQNPFVETGYDPRYFSSAEMCNVSLPIGIALEMRFIGSRSSVFLQVSTSYIKDLHRVNPKSSASLVFNHYKWDIQGIPLGREALNITLNSTIKYKIISAYLGISSTQREGSNLSANAHGGVALSF, encoded by the coding sequence ATGAAGCAGATTCGTCTTTGGGGATTTTTATTTCTCTCTTCATTTTGTCAAGTTTCTTATCTAACAGCTAGCGACATTGTCCTTCCTCTATCAGGAACGCATTCTGGAGAGAATCCTGAACTATTTACCCTATGTAGTTCATCTTTAACAAAAACCACATATTTTCTACGGAAAGACTTTATTGCCTGCGATTTTCTAGGCAATTCTATCCATAAACCTGGAGCTGCATTCCTTAATTTACAGGGTGATCTCTTCTTTATAAACAGTACTCCATTAGGATCTCTTACATTCAAAAATATACATTTAGGAGCTCGTGGTTCTGGAGTTTTCTCAGAAGCTAATGTTACCTTCAAAGGCCTTCGTTCTCTTGTTTTTGAAAATAATGAAAGTTACGGAGGTGTAATTACTACATCTGGTGACCTTTGTTTCTCAAATAATACTAGTGTCATTTGTCAAAACAACATCAGCTATGGACCTGGGGGTGGACTACTCTTAGAAGGTAGAAAAAATAAAACTCTCTCTTTTAAAGATAATCGAGGAGCAATCTTATTTCTAAAAAACAAATCTGTGAACACAAATGAATCGCATCCCGGATACGGAGGAGCAATAAGTAGTGTAAGTCCTGGTTCGCCTATTACCTTTTCTGGAAACCAAGAGATCTCCTTTGAAGAGAATCAAGCCGAACTGGGTGGAGCCATTTATAATGATCAAGGCACTTTGACCTTTGAGAATAACTTCCAAATTACAAGCTTTACTAAAAATAGTGCTCGTTCAGGAGGAGCGATCTATAGCCGCTATTGTAACTTCTATTCACAATGGGGGGACATTTTATTTACTAAAAATAAGGCAGAAAAATTTGGTGGAGCTATCCATGCTGACTACGTTACTATAAAAGACTGCAAAGGAAGGCTTATTTTTGAAGAGAACTCAGCGACTGGTGGAGGAGCAATATCAGCCTCATGTTTTTGTGATATTAATGCTGAAGGCCCTATTCGCTTTATAAATAACCGTGGATCAGCATTAGAAGGCGGAGGCGCTATTCACTTACCTAATGGAGGATCTATATTACGCCTTCATGCAAATAAAGGAGATATCGAATTCATTGGGAATAAAGTAATATTAGATTTTAAACATACACCTATAATCACAGCTCCAGATTATAGAAATAATGCTATTACGATCCAAGGAGTGCCTCGAGAACTTTCCTTGAGTGCTAATGCAGGTTATAGGATCTGTTTTTATGACCCTATACTTTCTATGGCTGAAAGCTATAATCCCATTTATATTAACCATCAAAGATTTATAAAATCTGCGGGTGCTATTATCTTTTCAGGAGCTCGCTTATCTCCAGATGAGAAAAAAGAAAATAGGAATAAAACTTCAATTATAAACCAACCTGTACATCTTTGTTCAGGGGTTCTTTCTATAGAAGGGGGAGCTATTCTTGCTGTTCGGTCTTTCTATCAAGAGGGGGGGATCCTTGCCTTAGCACCAGGTTCTAAACTTACCACTCAAGGGAAAAACTCTGAGAAAGATAAGATTATTATCACAAAATTAGGGTTTAACTTAGAAAACCCTGACTCTACAGCTCCTGCAGAAATTCGAGCGACTGAGAAGGCTTCTATTGAAATTTCTGGACCTCCCGTGATTTACGGCCAAACGGAAGCATTCTATGAAAACCATGAACACGCCTCAAAACCCTATACTACCTCTATTATCTTATCTGCAAAAAAACTTGTTAAAACTCCTGATAGGCCAAACCAAAGTATTGAAGATCTAGTCATAACTGAGTCTGAATACACAGGATATGGCTATCAAGGTTCCTGGAAATTCTCTTGGTCTGCTGGTGATACTAAGGAAAAAAAAACGATTATAGCCTCATGGACCCCGAGTGGGAAATTTGCTCTCGATCCAAGACGACACGGATCTTTTGTCCCAACCACCCTATGGTCTACATTTGCTGGATTAAATATAGCTGATACTATGATTAACAATAATTACCTCAATAACTCAGAGGTAATCCCCATTGACCATTTCTGCATTTTCGGAGGCCCTGTCTACCAGATCATGGAGCAAAACCCTAAAGAAATTGGCAATTGTTTATTAATGCAGCATACAGGCCATAATGTCGGAGCTAAAATTCCCTTTTCTTTTAATACGATACTTAGTGTTGCATTCACTCAATTGTTTTCTTCCTCCCAACAAAATACTAAAGATAAGAGTCATGCTCAAATGCTAATAGGAACCTTATCTCTTAACAAAAGTTGGCAAGCACTATCTCTTAGATCATCTTTTAGTTACGGTGAAGATTCTCAGGTAATGAAACATGCTTTCCTCTATAAAGGAAGCTCCCGGGGTTCTTGGAGGAACTATGGTTGGACAGGATCTATTGGCATGTCTTATGCATATCCCAAAGGAATACGCTACCTAAAAATCACACCTTTTGTAGACCTCCAGTACACAAAATTAATCCAAAATCCCTTTGTAGAAACTGGTTATGACCCTCGATATTTCTCTTCTGCTGAGATGTGTAACGTATCTTTACCTATAGGTATTGCTTTAGAAATGCGCTTTATAGGGTCCCGCTCTTCAGTATTTCTCCAAGTCAGTACCTCTTATATTAAAGATTTACATAGAGTCAATCCAAAGTCATCAGCTTCCTTAGTATTCAACCATTACAAATGGGATATACAAGGAATCCCTTTAGGACGAGAAGCTCTGAACATTACCCTAAACAGTACAATTAAATATAAAATTATCTCTGCTTATCTTGGAATTTCTAGCACACAGCGAGAAGGAAGTAACCTTTCTGCTAATGCTCATGGAGGCGTTGCTCTTAGCTTCTAG
- a CDS encoding autotransporter domain-containing protein: MKWLPATAVFAAMIPALTAFGDPASVEISTGQTGTGNPTSDAALTNFTQTSTESDGTTYTIVGDITFSTFTNIPLPTTQDSGSSSDGSTGGSTSGPTSVILSTHSESDSNFRKDSFLISHHPLTHSAPDTLTPAFASSSSSGSAPGSSTPVPDPKGGAAFYSNQPNGTLTFTTDSGNPGSLTLKDLKMTGEGAAIYSKGPLVFTNLKNLTFSGNQAQQSGGAAYTEGTFTAQAIVNAVTLTNNTSAGQGGALYVKGTALFNALDSLKFEKNTSEQAGGGIYTESTLTISNITKSIEFIANTATVPAPPPEPTPPPVPSTRISALTDIITTNISRSTNVRAASSPVVVPKNSTPTLTQETAGNGGAIYAKQAVLISTYKDLSFKSNSASVDPTITVPSDVVGQSGGAIFSDNSVQIEKCTGTTIFSGNKANQSGGGIYAKGSVTLEDLATLEMTTNICQGKGGAIYTDQNLTINKGTLLTRFAGNTSTECGGAIFTAGDIILSNLVEVRFNKNKTGNYSNPINKTSVSSAPIVSRPIITGSTGGSPKASPPIDQAKGGALYSTKGCTVSGITSMLLFENNECQNMGGGAYITTAFQCSNSHRLQFTINKASDEGGGLYCGDDVTLTNLTGKTLFQGNTSGKSGGGLSLAAGKSLIMENLESFYLDGNTATENGGGANIPNKVSLNFTYNPPAGESPPIQNPVYGEAIITGNTATKSGGGIYTKNASFSNLSTVTFDKNISSENGGGLLTQTDTDKIDCSFIYITNVNVTNNSATGTGGGISGQKAHFDRIDNLIMGGNQAKKGGAIYLNDSLTIEKVVTGSISTNTATESGGGIYAKDVTLQALPGSFTIADNKVETNVTTASSTPLCGGGVYSSGSTTLNNISGVLAITGNSVSNTGTTQDVDIQGGGIYAATAFTLNQCSMPVTFDNNSATTKKITTTKQIAGGAIYSPTVTIKNNSQPITFSNNTAKSEATTAATTGNKDSCGGAIGATSVTLSNNPSLTFLGNYAETGGGIGCINGSGGSPVNKISLTGNNFVLFQNNSALNYGGALYGTTIEISDTNASFVNNMSLNRGGAIYGATIKLPNTTASFVDNTSQNDGSAICCSVSLNLSAQSQIVFENNKVLAPATTRGTSINNLGAAIYGNNDAADVTISLAALNGNILFKNNQCVTVDQYCSIGGNVKFTKIEAAAGKTIAFYDAVNVATKEANAQALTLNSEATSTGTILFSGELHEHKSYIPQKITFAHGNLILDKNAELSVVSFTQSPGTTVTMGPGSVLSNHTKEGGGISLNNVKIDFSELVPQKDMLPASVSPPTLRLVSRTPVNNSDKIDITGTITLSDPNGNLYQNSYLGENREVTLFNIDNKGGGAVTANNVTLQGDLGAKKGYLGTWNLDPTSSASKIILKWTFDKYLRWEYIPRDNHFYINSIWGAQNSLVTVKQGILGNMLNNARFEDTAFNNFWASAIGSFLRKKASQDSDPFTYHGRGYTAAIDAKPRQEFILGAAFSQVFGHSYSPYYLDNYKHKGSGHSTQASLYAGNIFYLPGLRSKPIALQSVATYGYMQHDTTTYYPSIEEKNTANWDSIAWLFDLRLSLDLREPKPQSVARFTCYAEAEYTRIRQEKFTELDYDPRFFSACSYDNLVIPIGVSVDGAISSHTIIIYNKLSAAYLPVIYRKNPKATYETLSTKEKGQVMNVLPTRNAGRAEVSSQIYLGSYWTLYGTYTIDASTNTLVQMANGGMRFIF; encoded by the coding sequence ATGAAGTGGCTACCAGCTACAGCTGTTTTTGCTGCCATGATCCCTGCATTAACTGCCTTTGGAGATCCTGCCTCTGTTGAAATAAGTACGGGACAAACCGGAACAGGGAATCCTACAAGTGATGCTGCTTTAACTAATTTTACTCAGACTTCAACAGAAAGTGATGGAACTACATATACTATTGTAGGTGATATCACGTTCTCTACATTTACTAATATTCCCCTACCCACAACTCAAGATAGTGGCTCTAGTTCTGATGGAAGCACTGGTGGGAGTACTAGTGGACCAACTTCGGTAATCCTATCAACTCATTCTGAATCGGATTCTAATTTTAGAAAAGACAGTTTCCTAATTTCGCATCATCCGCTCACTCATTCAGCTCCAGACACCCTGACTCCTGCATTTGCTTCCTCTTCGAGCAGTGGTTCTGCGCCAGGATCTTCAACACCTGTTCCTGATCCAAAAGGAGGTGCTGCTTTTTATAGCAACCAGCCTAATGGAACTTTGACCTTCACGACAGATTCAGGAAATCCTGGTTCTTTGACGCTTAAAGATCTTAAGATGACAGGAGAAGGAGCAGCTATTTACTCTAAGGGTCCTCTAGTATTTACTAACCTAAAAAATCTAACTTTTTCAGGAAATCAAGCTCAGCAAAGCGGGGGTGCTGCCTATACTGAAGGGACGTTCACAGCGCAAGCAATTGTTAACGCAGTCACCTTGACTAACAACACTTCTGCAGGACAAGGAGGTGCTCTCTATGTTAAAGGTACTGCGTTATTTAATGCCTTGGACAGTCTCAAATTTGAAAAAAATACTTCTGAACAAGCTGGTGGAGGAATCTATACTGAGTCCACATTAACTATCTCTAATATAACAAAATCTATTGAATTTATTGCCAACACGGCTACTGTCCCAGCTCCACCCCCAGAGCCAACACCTCCCCCAGTTCCATCAACTCGGATTTCTGCACTCACAGATATTATAACAACAAATATCTCTAGATCAACAAATGTAAGAGCAGCCTCATCACCAGTAGTTGTTCCTAAAAACTCGACACCAACGCTCACTCAGGAGACAGCAGGAAATGGCGGGGCTATCTATGCCAAACAAGCTGTTCTTATCTCTACATATAAGGATCTCAGTTTCAAGTCTAATTCCGCATCAGTGGATCCGACTATTACAGTCCCTAGTGATGTTGTTGGACAATCTGGAGGAGCAATCTTTAGTGACAATTCTGTACAAATCGAAAAGTGTACAGGAACAACAATATTCAGTGGTAACAAAGCCAACCAATCAGGTGGAGGAATTTATGCTAAAGGATCTGTCACTCTAGAAGATCTAGCTACCCTTGAGATGACGACTAACATCTGTCAAGGGAAAGGGGGAGCTATTTACACTGACCAAAATTTAACTATCAATAAGGGAACTCTACTTACTAGGTTTGCTGGGAACACATCCACGGAATGTGGTGGTGCAATTTTCACTGCAGGAGATATTATTCTCTCTAACCTTGTCGAAGTGCGCTTTAATAAAAATAAAACAGGAAATTATTCTAATCCTATTAATAAAACGAGCGTTAGCTCAGCCCCTATAGTCTCTAGACCTATAATTACTGGATCTACTGGTGGTTCCCCTAAAGCGTCACCTCCAATAGATCAAGCCAAAGGAGGTGCTTTATATAGTACTAAAGGGTGCACAGTCTCGGGCATCACATCAATGTTACTGTTTGAGAATAATGAATGCCAAAATATGGGAGGAGGCGCTTATATTACTACGGCATTTCAGTGTTCCAATTCTCATCGACTTCAGTTCACTATTAATAAAGCATCTGATGAAGGCGGTGGTCTTTACTGTGGAGATGACGTAACACTGACAAATCTCACAGGAAAAACACTATTTCAAGGGAATACCAGTGGAAAAAGTGGTGGAGGTCTCTCTTTAGCTGCGGGAAAATCTCTGATTATGGAAAATTTAGAGAGCTTTTATTTAGATGGAAATACAGCTACAGAAAATGGCGGTGGTGCGAATATCCCTAATAAAGTCTCCCTCAATTTTACATACAATCCTCCTGCCGGTGAATCTCCGCCTATTCAAAATCCAGTTTACGGAGAAGCTATAATTACTGGAAATACAGCGACGAAAAGTGGAGGTGGCATTTACACTAAAAATGCTAGCTTTTCCAATTTATCCACTGTAACTTTTGATAAAAATATTTCTTCAGAAAATGGTGGTGGCTTATTAACCCAAACAGACACAGATAAAATAGACTGTTCTTTCATCTATATTACCAATGTCAATGTTACTAATAACAGTGCTACAGGTACTGGTGGAGGCATTTCTGGACAAAAAGCGCACTTTGATCGCATTGACAATTTAATAATGGGAGGCAATCAAGCTAAGAAAGGAGGAGCAATATATCTTAATGATTCCCTAACTATTGAAAAGGTTGTTACAGGTTCGATTTCAACAAATACAGCTACAGAAAGTGGGGGTGGCATCTATGCAAAAGATGTTACACTGCAAGCTCTTCCTGGAAGCTTTACTATTGCTGATAATAAAGTTGAAACTAATGTTACTACTGCTAGCTCTACCCCATTATGCGGAGGAGGAGTTTATTCAAGTGGATCTACGACATTAAACAACATATCAGGGGTACTCGCTATCACAGGAAACTCTGTTTCTAATACAGGGACAACCCAGGATGTAGATATACAAGGTGGAGGCATCTACGCAGCTACTGCTTTTACTTTAAACCAATGTTCTATGCCAGTGACATTTGACAATAACTCTGCAACCACTAAAAAAATCACAACAACAAAACAGATTGCTGGTGGTGCTATCTATTCTCCTACAGTGACGATCAAAAATAATTCTCAACCCATAACTTTCTCAAATAACACAGCAAAATCAGAAGCAACAACTGCGGCAACTACAGGAAATAAAGATAGCTGTGGCGGTGCTATTGGGGCTACATCAGTTACTTTATCAAATAATCCTTCATTAACATTTCTAGGAAATTACGCAGAAACTGGAGGAGGAATTGGTTGTATCAACGGTTCTGGTGGCTCCCCAGTCAATAAAATCTCACTTACAGGGAATAATTTTGTCCTATTTCAAAATAATTCTGCATTAAACTACGGCGGAGCTCTTTATGGAACGACTATTGAGATTTCTGATACAAATGCTTCTTTTGTTAATAATATGTCGCTAAATCGTGGCGGCGCTATTTACGGAGCAACAATCAAACTGCCAAATACAACTGCCTCTTTTGTTGATAATACATCACAAAATGATGGCAGTGCTATTTGTTGCTCTGTAAGTCTTAATCTTTCAGCACAATCACAAATTGTTTTCGAAAATAATAAAGTATTAGCACCGGCAACAACAAGGGGAACATCTATAAATAATTTGGGAGCTGCAATTTACGGAAATAACGATGCAGCTGATGTCACTATATCGTTAGCAGCTCTGAACGGGAATATTCTATTCAAAAACAACCAATGCGTTACAGTTGACCAATACTGCAGCATTGGAGGGAACGTAAAATTCACTAAAATAGAGGCGGCAGCAGGAAAAACCATAGCTTTCTATGATGCAGTTAATGTTGCAACAAAGGAAGCAAATGCTCAAGCACTCACTTTGAACTCAGAAGCCACTAGTACAGGTACAATTCTATTTTCTGGTGAACTTCATGAACATAAATCCTATATTCCTCAAAAAATCACGTTTGCACATGGGAATTTAATTTTAGATAAAAATGCGGAGCTCAGCGTAGTTTCTTTTACACAATCTCCAGGAACTACAGTAACTATGGGACCAGGATCTGTACTATCTAATCATACTAAGGAAGGGGGCGGAATTTCTTTGAACAACGTTAAAATTGATTTTAGCGAACTCGTTCCCCAAAAAGATATGCTGCCCGCCTCAGTCTCTCCGCCAACTCTTAGATTAGTATCCAGGACTCCTGTAAACAACTCTGATAAGATTGATATCACTGGGACAATTACTCTTTCAGATCCCAATGGTAATTTGTATCAAAATTCTTATCTTGGCGAAAATCGTGAAGTAACTCTTTTCAATATAGATAATAAAGGAGGAGGAGCAGTCACAGCTAACAACGTAACACTGCAAGGAGATCTAGGAGCTAAAAAAGGATATTTAGGAACCTGGAACTTAGATCCCACTTCTTCAGCCTCAAAAATTATTTTAAAATGGACTTTTGATAAATATCTCCGCTGGGAATACATTCCTAGAGATAACCATTTCTATATTAACTCTATTTGGGGAGCTCAGAATTCGTTAGTGACGGTAAAGCAAGGTATCTTAGGGAACATGTTGAACAATGCAAGATTTGAAGATACTGCTTTCAATAACTTCTGGGCCTCTGCTATAGGTTCCTTCCTTAGAAAAAAAGCATCGCAAGATTCTGACCCATTTACCTATCACGGTAGAGGATATACTGCTGCTATAGATGCCAAACCTCGTCAAGAGTTTATTTTAGGTGCTGCCTTCAGCCAAGTTTTCGGTCACTCTTATTCTCCATATTACCTTGACAACTATAAACACAAAGGGTCAGGTCACTCCACACAAGCTTCTCTCTATGCTGGAAATATTTTCTATTTGCCAGGACTACGGTCCAAACCGATCGCATTACAAAGTGTGGCGACTTATGGTTATATGCAGCACGATACTACAACCTATTACCCCTCAATTGAAGAAAAAAATACCGCGAACTGGGATAGCATTGCCTGGTTGTTTGATCTACGTTTAAGTTTAGATCTAAGAGAGCCAAAACCTCAGTCCGTAGCAAGGTTCACGTGCTATGCAGAAGCCGAATATACAAGAATTCGGCAGGAAAAGTTCACAGAACTAGACTATGATCCCAGATTTTTTTCAGCATGCTCCTATGATAATCTAGTCATTCCTATTGGAGTCTCTGTGGATGGGGCAATATCCTCTCACACGATTATTATATATAACAAGCTATCAGCTGCCTACCTTCCTGTGATCTATAGAAAGAATCCGAAAGCAACTTATGAAACTCTCTCTACGAAAGAGAAAGGACAAGTTATGAATGTTCTCCCTACTAGAAATGCGGGTCGTGCGGAAGTAAGTTCTCAAATTTACCTGGGAAGTTACTGGACACTATACGGAACATATACAATAGATGCCTCGACAAATACCCTAGTTCAAATGGCTAATGGAGGTATGCGGTTTATTTTCTAA
- a CDS encoding metal ABC transporter solute-binding protein, Zn/Mn family, translating to MHKVIVFVFFILCSLKSYGHHAIDKPHILVSIAPYKFLVEQIAEDTCFVYTIVTNHYDPHSYELPPRQIKSLQQGDLWFRIGEAFEKTCEKNLTCEQVDLSKNVSLIQEKSCCNKHTTNYDTHIWLSPTNLKIQVETIVTTLSSKYPKYASQYQRNGTKLLSILDELDQEVRILTSKAKQRHILVSHGAFGYFCRDYNFSQHTLEKSSHVDPSPKDVARIFHEIEHYKISSVILLEYAGRRSSAMLAKRFHMHTVNLDPYAENVILNLKTIATTFSSL from the coding sequence ATGCATAAAGTAATAGTTTTCGTTTTCTTTATCCTATGTTCGTTAAAAAGCTACGGGCATCATGCGATAGATAAGCCTCATATTCTTGTCAGCATCGCCCCCTATAAGTTCCTCGTTGAACAGATTGCTGAAGACACCTGCTTTGTCTATACTATAGTTACGAATCACTACGATCCCCATAGCTATGAACTCCCTCCAAGACAAATCAAAAGTTTACAACAGGGAGACCTCTGGTTCCGGATAGGGGAAGCTTTTGAGAAAACCTGCGAAAAGAACCTAACCTGCGAACAAGTAGACCTCTCCAAAAACGTCTCCTTAATTCAAGAAAAATCTTGCTGTAATAAGCATACAACAAACTACGATACCCATATCTGGTTAAGTCCTACAAATCTTAAAATCCAAGTCGAGACTATTGTCACTACTCTAAGCAGCAAATATCCTAAATACGCTTCTCAATACCAAAGGAACGGAACTAAGCTCCTTTCAATCTTAGATGAACTAGATCAAGAAGTTCGCATTCTTACCTCAAAAGCTAAACAACGCCATATTTTAGTTTCTCACGGTGCCTTTGGATATTTTTGCCGTGATTATAATTTCTCTCAACACACTCTAGAGAAAAGCAGCCATGTCGACCCCTCTCCTAAAGATGTGGCCCGTATATTTCACGAGATCGAACATTATAAAATTTCTTCTGTAATTCTTCTTGAATATGCTGGCAGACGTAGCAGCGCTATGCTTGCGAAACGTTTTCATATGCATACTGTGAATTTAGATCCCTATGCAGAAAATGTAATTCTAAACTTAAAAACTATAGCGACTACTTTTTCTAGTTTATGA
- a CDS encoding ABC transporter ATP-binding protein, with amino-acid sequence MTIRILAENLAFRYGSKGPNIINDVSFSVYDGDFIGIIGPNGGGKSTLTMLILGLLSPTLGSLKTFPSSDYTDKRASSMIGWVPQYFAYDPSFPISVKDVVLSGRLSQLSWYGKYKKRDFEAVDEALDLVGLSKYHDQCFAQLSGGQIQRVLLARALASYPEILVLDEPTTNIDPDNQQRILNILKKLNSTCTILMVTHDLHHTTNYFKKVFYMNKTLTSLTDTSTLTDQFCCHPQKNKEHSCSLL; translated from the coding sequence ATGACAATACGAATTCTTGCTGAAAACCTAGCATTCCGTTACGGAAGCAAAGGACCTAATATCATTAACGATGTCTCTTTTTCTGTTTATGACGGTGATTTTATAGGAATCATCGGGCCTAATGGAGGAGGGAAAAGTACCCTAACTATGTTAATTCTAGGCTTACTCAGCCCTACCTTAGGATCTTTAAAGACTTTCCCTTCTTCTGATTACACAGATAAACGAGCAAGTTCTATGATAGGTTGGGTCCCCCAGTACTTTGCCTACGATCCTTCTTTTCCTATTTCTGTAAAAGACGTTGTACTCTCAGGAAGACTATCTCAACTCTCTTGGTATGGAAAGTATAAAAAGAGAGATTTTGAAGCTGTAGACGAAGCCTTAGATCTCGTAGGGCTTTCCAAATATCATGATCAATGTTTTGCCCAACTCTCTGGAGGGCAAATTCAGAGGGTACTCCTAGCAAGAGCTTTAGCCTCCTATCCTGAAATTCTGGTTCTAGATGAACCAACAACAAATATTGATCCCGATAACCAACAAAGAATTTTAAACATTCTTAAAAAGCTCAATAGTACCTGCACCATTCTGATGGTAACGCATGACCTTCACCATACGACAAATTATTTTAAAAAAGTGTTTTATATGAATAAAACTTTGACATCTTTAACAGACACCTCAACACTAACTGATCAATTCTGTTGTCATCCCCAAAAGAATAAGGAACACTCATGCTCTCTTCTCTAA